One segment of Engraulis encrasicolus isolate BLACKSEA-1 chromosome 7, IST_EnEncr_1.0, whole genome shotgun sequence DNA contains the following:
- the cxxc5a gene encoding CXXC-type zinc finger protein 5 isoform X1, which produces MSTVGLERSRTAEALELHPPDSPVAAEREREQERRNRSGIISAPLSKSLKHSRALSQYTPACPNNNNNHNNHSNSNTTHHVNGLHSKSHHHHASSKTLEPPDSPPLSQQQPPTMVPALDRGKLDRTLEQMLEGQNGLLHFAQAAALLKRAGMEHMLLPGGGVGLGLGVLGAGGASDSTVATGSELEVASAAVDAVGSLADAFAYGGAGAGFPFNPGLFIMTPAGVFLADSALHMAAGLAAEYPGLGGVGAGAAQGADLASAISSAKKKRKRCGMCPPCRRRINCEQCSSCRNRKTGHQICKFRKCEELKKKPSAALEKVMLPTGAAFRWFQ; this is translated from the coding sequence ATGTCGACTGTGGGCCTGGAGAGGAGCCGGACAGCCGAGGCCCTGGAACTCCACCCGCCAGACTCGCCCGTGGCTGCCGAACGCGAGCGCGAACAGGAGCGCCGCAACCGCAGCGGCATCATCAGTGCGCCGCTCAGCAAAAGCCTGAAGCACTCGCGCGCCCTCTCCCAGTACACCCCTGCCTGccccaacaacaataataaccacaacaaccacagcaacagcaacacaacGCACCACGTCAATGGACTCCACAGCAAGAGCCACCACCATCACGCCTCGTCCAAGACCCTGGAGCCCCCGGACAGCCCGCCCTTGTCGCAGCAGCAGCCCCCGACTATGGTGCCCGCGCTGGACCGGGGCAAACTGGACCGGACCCTGGAGCAGATGCTGGAGGGCCAGAACGGGCTGTTGCACTTCGCCCAGGCGGCCGCGCTGCTGAAGCGGGCGGGCATGGAGCACATGCTGCTGCCGGGCGGGGGCGTGGGGCTCGGCTTGGGCGTCCTGGGGGCTGGCGGTGCCAGCGATTCGACGGTCGCGACCGGGAGTGAGCTGGAGGTGGCCTCGGCCGCCGTGGACGCGGTGGGCAGCCTGGCGGACGCCTTCGCCTATGGCGGCGCTGGTGCCGGCTTCCCGTTCAACCCGGGCCTGTTCATCATGACGCCGGCCGGGGTGTTCCTGGCGGACAGTGCGCTGCACATGGCCGCAGGACTGGCGGCCGAGTACCCTGGGCTGGGGGGGGTGGGCGCGGGGGCGGCGCAGGGCGCGGACCTGGCCTCCGCCATCAGCTCGGCCAAGAAGAAGCGGAAACGCTGCGGCATGTGCCCGCCGTGCCGGCGCCGGATTAACTGCGAGCAGTGCAGCAGCTGCCGCAACCGCAAGACCGGACACCAGATCTGCAAGTTCCGCAAGTGCGAGGAGCTCAAGAAGAAGCCCTCCGCGGCGCTGGAG
- the cxxc5a gene encoding CXXC-type zinc finger protein 5 isoform X2, translated as MSTVGLERSRTAEALELHPPDSPVAAEREREQERRNRSGIISAPLSKSLKHSRALSQYTPACPNNNNNHNNHSNSNTTHHVNGLHSKSHHHHASSKTLEPPDSPPLSQQQPPTMVPALDRGKLDRTLEQMLEGQNGLLHFAQAAALLKRAGMEHMLLPGGGVGLGLGVLGAGGASDSTVATGSELEVASAAVDAVGSLADAFAYGGAGAGFPFNPGLFIMTPAGVFLADSALHMAAGLAAEYPGLGGVGAGAAQGADLASAISSAKKKRKRCGMCPPCRRRINCEQCSSCRNRKTGHQICKFRKCEELKKKPSAALEVMLPTGAAFRWFQ; from the coding sequence ATGTCGACTGTGGGCCTGGAGAGGAGCCGGACAGCCGAGGCCCTGGAACTCCACCCGCCAGACTCGCCCGTGGCTGCCGAACGCGAGCGCGAACAGGAGCGCCGCAACCGCAGCGGCATCATCAGTGCGCCGCTCAGCAAAAGCCTGAAGCACTCGCGCGCCCTCTCCCAGTACACCCCTGCCTGccccaacaacaataataaccacaacaaccacagcaacagcaacacaacGCACCACGTCAATGGACTCCACAGCAAGAGCCACCACCATCACGCCTCGTCCAAGACCCTGGAGCCCCCGGACAGCCCGCCCTTGTCGCAGCAGCAGCCCCCGACTATGGTGCCCGCGCTGGACCGGGGCAAACTGGACCGGACCCTGGAGCAGATGCTGGAGGGCCAGAACGGGCTGTTGCACTTCGCCCAGGCGGCCGCGCTGCTGAAGCGGGCGGGCATGGAGCACATGCTGCTGCCGGGCGGGGGCGTGGGGCTCGGCTTGGGCGTCCTGGGGGCTGGCGGTGCCAGCGATTCGACGGTCGCGACCGGGAGTGAGCTGGAGGTGGCCTCGGCCGCCGTGGACGCGGTGGGCAGCCTGGCGGACGCCTTCGCCTATGGCGGCGCTGGTGCCGGCTTCCCGTTCAACCCGGGCCTGTTCATCATGACGCCGGCCGGGGTGTTCCTGGCGGACAGTGCGCTGCACATGGCCGCAGGACTGGCGGCCGAGTACCCTGGGCTGGGGGGGGTGGGCGCGGGGGCGGCGCAGGGCGCGGACCTGGCCTCCGCCATCAGCTCGGCCAAGAAGAAGCGGAAACGCTGCGGCATGTGCCCGCCGTGCCGGCGCCGGATTAACTGCGAGCAGTGCAGCAGCTGCCGCAACCGCAAGACCGGACACCAGATCTGCAAGTTCCGCAAGTGCGAGGAGCTCAAGAAGAAGCCCTCCGCGGCGCTGGAG